Proteins from a genomic interval of Quercus robur chromosome 9, dhQueRobu3.1, whole genome shotgun sequence:
- the LOC126699034 gene encoding disease resistance protein RUN1-like, with the protein MSTQGASLLTSSSSSSRRWIYDVFLSFRGKDTRNSFTRHLYVALQRSGIFTFRDNEKLERGKSISPELLKSIEESRFAIVILSRNYASLTWCLEELTKIIQCMKEKEMTVLPIFYEVDPSDVRKQMGTFAQAFAKHKERFKENIEKVQTWRAALSEVATLSGWHWYSQDRPEAEVIDDIVKVIFNKLSYTFLIDTTGLVGINSRVEKLMSHLAIESNDVRMIGIWGIGGMGKTTLARAVYNMISKQFETCSFIANVREVSEKYGMLQLQQTLLNDLLILRDMNVRDVDNGILMIKNRLRHKKILIVLDDVNELGQLNKLVAEHNWFGPGSRVIITTRDVHLLMTHKVDGIYEIEGLSYDEAFHFFNSKAFDKEHPTEDYLELSQAFIDYANGLPLAIEVLGSFLYNRSTYEWKSELDRLKEFPEEKILNVLRISFDGLQETEKEIFLHIAFFLNYINQETIIAILDHLELYPKIGLRVLIDKCLIKFQDDKLWMHDLLREMGRDIVCKECPKDPGKRSRLWLYKDIDNVLTKNTGTETIQGIVLKLPKPKEAHWDPKSFSKMHRLKFLTIGNFQLSHDPKHLPNYLGFLDWSGYPSKSLPASFQPNELVELHMCCSNIERLWKGTKSCEMLKFINLKSSLKFFETPDFTKIPILEKLVLEDCTNLREIHPSVGVHKKLTLVNLKGCKNLRSLSGKFEMESLKILILSECSNLKRIPEFGENMERVLELYLDGTAITKLPTSIGNLTGLSSLNVRDCKNLMSLPSTFFNIKSLKDLNLSGCSKLLENLGNAESVEELDVNGQMPSSNALFEIFRKIVFCGFQLIPFYSMSRSFDPMGLLSSSLFGLSSLTTLDLSYCNLKAIPNDIGCLFSLQDLNLSGNNFGDLPESISQLSILKHLYLTNCTSLRTFPKLPLSIAYIWGNGCSSLETVSNLLKPNSSCEPELSLSNCSKLADNQGFIDLFYAVIKKSPKGLSPRYQDNIYDIIFPGSEIPKWFSHQCMGNEMNIMEPFSRLCNEWIGIAVCVVFCSRPHHPIYHEKPSYGHLTVNGEHWFVGLSINGTVGLSDHICLDYCLPQCYPYEDRKSFWECDANGFCEIGIKYDNTPLILVKKCGLRVVYKKDIEDLNRTMAECSNNNIIPYNGLDIPHHFFDNSEVVVEGNQKD; encoded by the exons ATGAGTACTCAAGGAGCCTCATTGTTGACAtcgtcatcttcttcttcaagacGGTGGATTTATGACGTTTTCCTTAGTTTCAGAGGTAAGGATACACGTAATAGTTTTACACGTCATCTATATGTTGCTTTGCAACGTTCAGGTATTTTTACCTTTAGAGACAATGAAAAACTTGAAAGAGGAAAATCTATTTCACCGGAGCTCTTGAAATCAATAGAAGAATCGAGATTTGCTATCGTTATTCTCTCAAGAAATTATGCATCTTTGACATGGTGCTTGGAAGAACTTACAAAGATCATTCAATGcatgaaagagaaagaaatgacaGTTCTACCTATATTTTACGAAGTGGACCCATCTGATGTACGAAAACAGATGGGAACTTTTGCACAAGCCTTTGCTAAGCATAAAGAACGTTTCAAGGAGAACATAGAGAAGGTGCAAACTTGGCGAGCCGCTTTGAGTGAAGTGGCCACTCTCTCTGGATGGCATTGGTATTCACAAGATAG GCCCGAGGCAGAAGTTATTGACGATATTGTGAAAGTGATATTTAATAAACTCAGTTATACATTCTTAATAGATACCACGGGACTAGTAGGAATAAATTCCAGAGTGGAGAAATTGATGTCACATTTAGCTATAGAGTCAAATGATGTTCGCATGATAGGAATTTGGGGGATAGGAGGAATGGGTAAAACAACTCTAGCAAGAGCTGTTTACAATATGATTTCCAAACAATTTGAAACATGTAGTTTTATTGCTAATGTTAGGGAAGTCAGTGAAAAATATGGGATGCTTCAGTTACAACAAACACTTTTGAATGATCTTTTGATTCTTAGAGATATGAATGTAAGAGATGTTGATAATGGAATTCTCATGATCAAGAATAGGTTACGTCACAAAAAGATTCTTATTGTTCTTGATGACGTAAATGAATTAGGCCAATTGAACAAATTAGTTGCGGAGCACAATTGGTTTGGTCCAGGTAGTAGAGTTATCATCACAACAAGAGATGTGCATTTGCTAATGACACATAAAGTTGATGGAATATATGAGATTGAAGGATTGAGttatgatgaagcttttcatttttttaattcaaaagcTTTTGACAAAGAGCATCCTACCGAAGATTATCTAGAGCTATCCCAAGCCTTTATAGATTATGCTAATGGTCTTCCTTTAGCCATTGAGGTTTTGGGTTCCTTTCTGTACAATAGAAGCACGTATGAATGGAAAAGTGAATTAGATAGGCTTAAAGAATTTCCTGAAGAAAAAATTCTCAATGTACTTCGAATAAGTTTCGATGGACTACAAGAAACAGAGAAGGAAATTTTCCTGCATATtgcatttttcttgaattacATAAATCAAGAAACTATTATAGCAATATTAGATCATCTTGAGCTTTACCCAAAAATTGGATTAAGGGTTCTTATTGATAAATGTCTCATCAAATTTCAAGACGATAAAttgtggatgcatgatttaCTCCGTGAAATGGGTCGAGATATAGTTTGTAAAGAGTGCCCTAAAGACCCTGGAAAGCGTAGTAGATTATGGCTGTATAAAGATATTGACAATGTGCTAACAAAAAATACG GGAACAGAAACAATTCAAGGCATAGTCTTAAAGTTACCCAAACCAAAAGAGGCACATTGGGACCCTAAATCCTTTTCAAAGATGCATCGTCTGAAGTTCCTCACAATTGGAAATTTTCAGCTTAGCCATGATCCCAAACATCTTCCTAATTACTTAGGATTTCTTGATTGGAGTGGGTATCCTTCGAAATCTTTGCCAGCAAGTTTCCAACCAAATGAGTTGGTTGAACTTCACATGTGTTGTAGCAACATTGAACGACTTTGGAAAGGAACAAAG TCTTGTGAGATGTTGAAATTCATCAACTTGAAAAGctctctaaaattttttgaaacccCTGACTTcaccaaaatcccaattcttgAGAAATTGGTTCTTGAAGACTGTACAAATTTACGAGAGATACATCCATCAGTTGGAGTTCACAAAAAGCTTACTCTTGTTAATCTAAAAGGTTGCAAAAACCTTAGAAGTCTTTCAGGAAAGTTTGAAATGGAGTCTCTTAAGATCCTTATTCTTTCTGAATgctcaaatttaaaaagaattcCAGAATTTGGGGAGAACATGGAACGTGTATTAGAACTTTACTTGGATGGTACTGCTATTACAAAACTACCCACATCAATTGGAAATTTGACTGGCCTTTCTTCATTGAATGTAAGAGATTGCAAAAATCTTATGTCTCTTCCTAgcactttttttaatataaagtcgcttaaaGATCTCAATCTTTCCGGATGCTCAAAACTGCTAGAGAACTTGGGAAATGCAGAAAGTGTTGAGGAGCTTGATGTGAATGGACAAATGCCTTCTTCTAATGCTCTTTTcgaaatttttagaaaaatagttttttgtggATTTCAACTCATCCCTTTTTATTCAATGTCAAGAAGTTTTGATCCCATGGGCTTGCTATCGTCTTCTCTATTTGGTTTGTCTTCTTTGACCACATTGgatttaagttattgcaatctCAAGGCAATCCCCAATGATATTGGTTGCTTATTCTCTTTGCAAGACTTAAATCTAAGTGGAAATAATTTTGGTGACCTTCCAGAAAGCATTAGTCAACTATCTATTCTAAAACATTTGTACCTGACGAATTGCACGAGTCTTCGAACATTTCCGAAGCTTCCATTAAGTATAGCTTATATATGGGGAAACGGTTGTTCCTCACTAGAAACAGTATCAAATCTATTGAAACCAAATTCTTCGTGTGAGCCAGAACTTAGTCTTTCAAATTGCAGTAAACTGGCTGACAATCAAGGCTTCATTGACTTGTTTTATGCAGTGATAAAAAAGTCTCccaag GGACTCTCTCCTAGATATCaagataatatatatgatattatttttCCTGGAAGTGAAATTCCGAAGTGGTTTAGCCATCAATGTATGGGGAATGAAATGAATATAATGGAACCTTTTTCTCGTTTGTGTAATGAATGGATAGGAATTGCTGTTTGCGTTGTATTTTGTTCTCGTCCACATCACCCAATTTACCATGAAAAGCCAAGTTATGGCCATTTGACAGTCAATGGAGAACATTGGTTTGTTGGACTAAGCATTAATGGAACTGTTGGTTTATCAGATCATATTTGCCTAGATTATTGTCTTCCTCAATGCTACCCGTATGAGGACAGAAAATCATTTTGGGAATGTGATGCAAATGGATTCTGTGAGATTGGAATTAAATATGATAACACACCTTTAATCTTGGTGAAGAAATGTGGGTTGCGTGTGGTATACAAGAAAGACATTGAAGACCTTAATCGGACTATGGCTGAGTGTAGCAACAACAACATCATTCCTTACAATGGCTTGGATATTCCCCATCATTTTTTCGACAATTCAGAAGTGGTGGTGGAAGGTAACCAAAAGGATTGA
- the LOC126700662 gene encoding uncharacterized protein LOC126700662 encodes METKLGGARAKEISDRLPFDGAIHTETIGFAGGLWLLWNADIVEVVHLANTKQEIHVEVKVLATKLSWIFSTVYANPRIAERNTLWENLIKVADLHNKPWVIAGDFNEPLLDEDKFGGRPVSIYRSLLFKDCLDKCNMVDLGFSGPRYTWTNRRELNNLIQERIDRFFMNPSWCLLYPEARVSHLTRCHSDHCPVLLETIPRQTNFLNRHFRFQSFWLSDPSFPQVVTKAWNRDENLSTSIVRFTKDAMIWNKNQFGNIFEKKRRLMARLNGIQQVLASNPQSSLIDLENQLHKELDVVLNQEAELWALKSRINWMVLGDRNTSFYHVSALARRKRNTITMVKNEVGDWLTEEREAFKSPGPDGLHAGFFQRFWSIVGDSVKEEIRKAFLCRKIPDYLNNTSIVLIPKIQSPESISSYRPISLCNSVYKIVTKIIVGRLRPYLDKLIGPCQSAFVPGRRGVDNAIIVQELIHTMGKAKGKGGYMALKIDLEKAYDKLEWSFIRDMLIRFNFPRNLIELIMSCISSVSTSLLFNGGALEPFHPTRGIRQGDPLSPYIFIMCMDYLGQLIQDFNFVLERVKKKLAGWKANLLSMAGRSVLIQAAPSTIPAYVMQCNQLPGKILEGIDQVNRNFLWNSSTNKKSMHWVGWKKVTTPKDVGGLSIQAAKGRNTALLAKLNWRFHTEKDSQWAKVLRLKYCTNRCLNSRDEARLPCSRTWRSMKKGEPVFKKGITWVPGYNSNLSFWHDNWTKVGILRNIIQGPLTTESNLLEVKDVASLEGWNWNLLQLEILEDVKREIQATPFSCVARNHDKLAWKPSPKGSFDLSSAYLLASEPLPDPAFQGKWIWKLDTLPRIKTFIWKCMHHSIGGRNQLVFENKNLKSSIAKDIFYQALEYFHCAGKLLVTKRKILKQVRWEKPCIGWLKLNTDGSSLGNPGLAGGGGLLRDEYGSWIGGFSRRIGIANSFTAELWALRDDLLLCR; translated from the exons ATGGAGACCAAGCTTGGTGGAGCTCGTGCGAAGGAAATATCGGATAGGCTTCCTTTTGATGGCGCCATCCATACCGAAACAATTGGGTTCGCAGGAGGCCTTTGGCTGCTCTGGAATGCTGATATTGTGGAGGTGGTTCATTTGGCAAATACAAAGCAAGAAATCCATGTGGAAGTGAAGGTACTTGCTACTAAACTCTCTTGGATTTTTTCTACTGTTTATGCTAATCCTAGGATTGCTGAAAGAAATACCTTGtgggaaaatttaattaaagtagCTGATCTTCATAATAAACCATGGGTGATAgctggggattttaatgaaccCCTGTTGGATGAAGATAAGTTTGGAGGAAGGCCTGTTAGCATATATAGATCCCTGTTATTCAAAGATTGTCTTGATAAGTGCAATATGGTGGATTTGGGATTCTCAGGTCCCAGATACACGTGGACTAATAGAAGGGAGTTGAATAACCTCATTCAAGAGAGAATAGATAGGTTTTTCATGAATCCTAGTTGGTGCCTCTTGTATCCAGAAGCTAGGGTCTCCCACCTCACTCGTTGCCATTCCGACCATTGTCCTGTTCTTCTTGAAACTATTCCTAGACAGACCAATTTCCTTAATAGGCATTTTAGATTCCAAAGCTTCTGGTTGTCTGACCCTTCTTTTCCTCAAGTGGTGACTAAGGCTTGGAATCGGGATGAAAATCTTTCAACTTCTATTGTAAGATTCACAAAAGATGCTATGATATGGAATAAAAACCAGTTTGGAAATATAtttgagaagaaaagaagattaaTGGCTAGGCTTAATGGAATCCAGCAGGTTTTAGCTTCCAACCCCCAATCTTCCCTAATTGATTTGGAAAATCAGCTTCACAAAGAATTGGATGTAGTGCTGAATCAAGAGGCAGAGTTGTGGGCATTAAAGTCTAGAATTAATTGGATGGTGTTGGGAGACCGTAACACTTCTTTCTACCATGTTTCTGCTCTTGCTAGGAGGAAAAGGAACACTATTACCATGGTTAAAAACGAGGTAGGGGACTGGCTAACGGAGGAAAGAGAA GCATTCAAGTCTCCAGGTCCTGATGGACTTCATGCTGGTTTTTTCCAGAGATTCTGGTCCATAGTGGGGGATTCAGTTAAAGAGGAGATTAGGAAGGCTTTCCTATGCAGAAAAATTCCGGACTATTTAAATAACACAAGTATTGTCCTTATTCCTAAGATCCAAAGCCCGGAATCCATTAGTAGCTATAGACCTATTAGCTTATGCAATTCGGTTTACAAAATCGTCACTAAAATTATAGTGGGGAGGTTGAGACCTtatttggataaattaatagGTCCTTGTCAATCGGCTTTTGTTCCGGGAAGAAGAGGAGTGGATAATGCTATTATTGTTCAAGAATTGATTCACACTATGGGTAAAGCTAAGGGCAAAGGAGGTTATATGGCTTTGAAAATTGATTTAGAAAAAGCCTATGATAAATTGGAGTGGAGTTTCATTAGGGATATGTTGATCCGGTTTAATTTTCCAAGGAATTTAATCGAGCTTATTATGAGCTGCATCTCTTCGGTCTCCACCTCTTTACTCTTTAATGGAGGGGCTCTAGAGCCTTTTCATCCTACTAGAGGGATTAGGCAAGGCGATCCTTTATCTCCGTATATCTTTATTATGTGTATGGACTATTTGGGGCAACTAATCCAGGATTTTAACTTTGTGTTGGAAAGGGTGAAGAAGAAACTTGCAGGATGGAAAGCAAACCTCCTCTCCATGGCCGGGAGGTCAGTTCTGATCCAAGCAGCCCCTTCTACCATCCCAGCttatgttatgcaatgcaaccAGCTCCCAGGAAAGATTTTAGAAGGCATAGACCAAGTAAACCGAAACTTCTTGTGGAACTCTTCAACCAATAAGAAGAGTATGCACTGGGTGGGATGGAAAAAGGTCACTACCCCTAAGGATGTAGGTGGGTTGAGTATCCAAGCTGCAAAGGGAAGGAACACGGCTCTTCTTGCTAAATTAAATTGGAGGTTTCACACGGAGAAAGATTCTCAATGGGCTAAAGTGTTGAGACTGAAATATTGTACTAATCGGTGTTTAAATTCCAGAGATGAAGCTAGGCTTCCTTGCTCTCGTACTTGGAGGAGTATGAAGAAAGGGGAACCTGTTTTCAAGAAAGGAATCACTTGGGTTCCGGGGTATAATAGCAACCTTAGCTTCTGGCATGACAATTGGACCAAGGTAGGTATCTTAAGAAATATCATCCAAGGTCCCTTAACCACCGAGTCTAATTTGTTAGAAGTTAAAGATGTTGCTAGTTTGGAAGGATGGAATTGGAACTTGCTGCAATTAGAGATTCTTGAGGATGTTAAAAGAGAGATTCAAGCTACCCCTTTCTCGTGTGTTGCAAGAAATCATGACAAATTAGCTTGGAAACCTTCTCCCAAAGGTTCTTTTGATCTTAGTAGTGCTTATCTCCTTGCTAGCGAACCTCTCCCTGATCCGGCCTTTCAAGGGAAGTGGATTTGGAAGCTAGATACTTTGCCGAGAATTAAAACTTTCATTTGGAAGTGCATGCACCACAGTATAGGG GGTAGGAACCAGCTGGTATTTGAGAACAAGAATTTAAAGTCTAGTATTGCCAAAGACATCTTTTACCAAGCTTTAGAATACTTTCACTGTGCTGGCAAGCTGCTGGTGACAAAACGGAAAATCTTGAAACAGGTGCGCTGGGAAAAACCTTGTATTGGCTGGTTGAAATTAAACACTGATGGGTCGTCTTTGGGGAACCCGGGCTTAGCTGGTGGTGGAGGTCTTCTACGAGATGAGTATGGTAGCTGGATTGGGGGGTTTTCTAGAAGGATTGGCATAGCAAACAGCTTCACAGCTGAGTTATGGGCGTTGCGGGATGACCTTCTCTTATGCCGGTAG